Proteins co-encoded in one Flavobacteriaceae bacterium MAR_2009_75 genomic window:
- a CDS encoding glycosyltransferase involved in cell wall biosynthesis, which yields MSTVSVIVSTYNKPDWLEKVLWGFNCQTYKDFELIVADDGSGEDTKALIEKYRNKVSYDIKHVWQEDDGFQKCRILNKGVQACSTEYIIMTDGDCIPREDFVQVHYINKEPGYFISGGYYMLPMNISNEITLEDIEKQNCFNIQWLKEKGIPKTFKNNKLTARGFISTLFNTFTPTNASWNGHNSSGWKKDIYNINGFDERMQYGGEDREFGERLFNYGVKSKQLRYSAVCVHLDHERGYRTPEAIAKNQVIRKEVKQNKSVWTYHGITK from the coding sequence ATGAGCACGGTAAGTGTCATAGTCAGTACTTACAATAAACCAGATTGGCTTGAGAAAGTTCTTTGGGGTTTCAACTGTCAAACCTATAAAGATTTTGAACTTATCGTTGCTGATGATGGTTCTGGGGAAGATACCAAAGCATTGATTGAAAAATATCGTAACAAGGTATCTTATGATATTAAGCATGTATGGCAAGAAGATGACGGCTTTCAAAAATGTCGCATACTGAACAAAGGTGTTCAAGCTTGCAGTACAGAATATATTATCATGACCGACGGTGACTGTATACCTCGAGAAGATTTTGTGCAGGTACATTATATTAATAAAGAACCTGGTTATTTTATTTCTGGTGGATATTATATGCTACCCATGAACATTTCGAACGAAATTACTTTGGAAGACATTGAGAAGCAGAACTGCTTTAATATTCAATGGTTAAAGGAAAAGGGAATACCCAAAACTTTTAAGAACAACAAGCTTACAGCCCGAGGTTTTATCTCAACCCTGTTTAATACATTTACCCCAACAAATGCGAGCTGGAACGGTCATAATTCTTCAGGTTGGAAAAAAGATATATATAATATAAACGGCTTTGATGAACGAATGCAGTACGGGGGAGAAGACCGTGAATTTGGTGAACGTCTATTTAACTATGGTGTTAAATCAAAGCAATTACGTTACAGTGCGGTATGTGTTCATTTAGATCATGAGCGCGGTTATAGAACGCCCGAAGCGATTGCCAAAAATCAGGTGATAAGAAAAGAGGTCAAACAGAATAAAAGTGTTTGGACGTATCATGGCATAACTAAATAG
- a CDS encoding glycosyltransferase involved in cell wall biosynthesis: MPKERQKVSALIITYNEIGYIEKCIKSVEFADEIIVVDSYSTDGTFEFLKAHPKVKVIQHPFSNFTLQKSFTLKQATNDWVLFLDADEVVSEKLKAEIIKTVNSDTDISAFWFYRKFMFANKPLNFSGWQTDKNYRLFRKSKANFSDKKIVHETLDVIGKSGILKEKLTHYCYKSFEDYKSKMLKYGRLKAKEDFYRENRYNLLSLVFKPLWKFFNHYIIRLGILDGQKGVVICYLNALGDLERYRELKKLEKKNELAYYLVMP; encoded by the coding sequence ATGCCGAAAGAGAGACAAAAAGTATCAGCATTAATCATAACCTACAATGAAATAGGGTACATTGAGAAGTGTATTAAATCAGTAGAATTTGCCGACGAAATTATTGTTGTAGATTCTTATAGTACCGATGGTACATTCGAATTTTTGAAGGCGCACCCAAAGGTGAAGGTCATTCAACATCCATTCTCGAACTTCACACTTCAAAAATCTTTTACGCTGAAACAAGCCACAAATGATTGGGTTTTGTTTTTAGATGCTGATGAAGTGGTATCTGAGAAATTGAAGGCTGAGATTATCAAAACTGTCAATAGTGATACCGATATTTCAGCTTTTTGGTTTTACAGAAAGTTTATGTTTGCCAACAAACCATTAAACTTTAGTGGATGGCAGACCGATAAAAATTATAGATTGTTCAGAAAAAGCAAGGCAAATTTTTCTGACAAAAAAATAGTACATGAAACCCTTGATGTTATTGGTAAGTCAGGTATTCTAAAAGAAAAACTGACCCATTACTGTTATAAAAGTTTTGAAGATTATAAATCAAAAATGCTTAAATATGGCAGATTGAAGGCGAAAGAAGATTTTTATCGAGAAAATCGTTATAACCTATTATCATTGGTTTTTAAACCTCTATGGAAGTTTTTCAATCATTACATCATACGTTTGGGCATATTAGATGGTCAAAAGGGTGTGGTTATATGTTACCTCAATGCTTTAGGTGACCTTGAAAGATATAGAGAATTGAAAAAACTTGAAAAAAAGAACGAGTTGGCTTACTATTTAGTTATGCCATGA
- a CDS encoding peptide deformylase — MILPIVAYGDPVLRKVAKEIPENYPKLNDLLDNMWETMYNASGVGLAAPQIGLPVRIFLVDTTPFANDEELSPEEQNQLNGFKKTFINANITEETGEEWTFNEGCLSIPDVREDVKRKDTLTITYFDENFKEHTETYDGLLARVIQHEYDHIEGILFTDKLSPLKKRMIKGRLNNISKGKINVDYRMRFPNMKKGR; from the coding sequence ATGATTTTACCTATTGTAGCATATGGTGACCCAGTGCTTCGTAAAGTAGCTAAAGAAATACCTGAAAATTACCCAAAGCTTAACGATTTGCTAGACAATATGTGGGAAACCATGTATAATGCCAGCGGAGTTGGTTTGGCTGCTCCCCAAATCGGTTTGCCTGTACGTATATTTTTGGTCGACACAACACCCTTCGCCAATGATGAGGAGCTTTCCCCAGAGGAGCAAAACCAATTGAACGGCTTTAAGAAGACTTTTATTAATGCAAATATTACTGAAGAAACAGGTGAAGAATGGACTTTTAACGAAGGGTGCCTTAGTATACCCGACGTAAGAGAAGATGTGAAACGTAAAGATACATTGACCATTACTTATTTCGATGAAAATTTCAAAGAGCATACCGAGACCTATGATGGACTTTTGGCAAGGGTAATTCAGCATGAATATGATCATATTGAGGGCATACTCTTTACCGATAAACTTTCGCCTCTAAAGAAGCGAATGATTAAAGGGCGGCTGAACAATATTTCTAAAGGAAAGATAAACGTCGATTATCGCATGCGTTTTCCTAACATGAAAAAAGGACGTTAA
- a CDS encoding lysophospholipase L1-like esterase produces the protein MKHLLLTLLLLISSVALAQDAQRYKNQVEKIEMKYDSIWNPAKETIVFTGSSSVRMWKDLQERFPNHQIINSGFGGSQASDLLYFSDNLILKYKPKKVFIYEGDNDISANKRPNEIISTTQQIISLIKERDPSTEIVIISAKPSISRWNLKGKYKRLNRKFKRLAKKDDLLNYADVWTPMMNGRKLQQDIFIEDGLHMNAKGYEIWFQVMREFIEQ, from the coding sequence CTAGCTCAAGATGCACAACGATATAAAAATCAAGTCGAGAAAATTGAAATGAAGTATGATTCTATATGGAACCCCGCGAAGGAGACTATTGTTTTTACAGGAAGTTCAAGTGTTCGTATGTGGAAAGACCTTCAAGAGCGTTTTCCCAACCATCAAATCATCAATTCCGGTTTTGGAGGTTCGCAGGCATCTGATCTCCTGTATTTTTCCGATAATCTTATTTTGAAATACAAGCCGAAAAAAGTCTTTATCTACGAAGGTGATAATGATATATCGGCCAATAAACGCCCCAACGAAATCATAAGTACCACACAACAGATAATTAGCCTTATCAAAGAACGTGACCCGTCGACCGAAATAGTTATTATATCGGCCAAACCAAGCATTTCTAGATGGAATTTAAAAGGAAAATACAAAAGACTCAATAGAAAATTCAAAAGGCTTGCCAAAAAAGATGACCTTTTGAACTATGCAGATGTGTGGACACCTATGATGAATGGAAGAAAGTTGCAACAAGATATCTTTATAGAAGATGGCCTTCATATGAATGCCAAAGGCTATGAAATCTGGTTTCAGGTGATGAGAGAATTCATAGAGCAGTAA
- a CDS encoding hexosaminidase — protein sequence MKSNLIKSLIICCGFVAFLSCEPEKKKRVLNLPKSDLAMENMIPMPKKVVATEKAFALDEFTAIYTSENADGFTQVGEFLSKKIKGKTDLDIPVNVEEIPGREGIIYINQSDSLELNAPEAYQLYITADSVILNSNTAEGAFRGVQTLRQIIPEVSLDTVAEYKVWPIPTGKITDNPVFEYRGSMLDVARHFFSVEDVKKYIDLLAYYKYNVLHLHLTDDQGWRIEIKSWPKLTEIGGSTEVGGESGGFFTQEEYTDIVNYASERFITIIPEFDMPGHTNAASVAYPFLNGNGKKVELYEGTHVGFSTFDTRKDTVYAFIDDVVREISAITPGPYFHIGGDESHVTKKKDYIYFVEKVEKIVQKYGKTMIGWDEIVTADVDSKSIAQFWSSKENADLAVEKGMKIIMSPAKKAYLDMQYDTLSKHGLHWAAFIPTDSAYIWTPEQYEGIPVENILGIEAPLWSETVSNIDEVEYLAFPRAIGYSELSWSTPENRDWESYKVRLANQAPFLDRMDVKYYPSPLIDWKKSKYTYKEIKKD from the coding sequence ATGAAATCAAACCTAATCAAGAGTCTAATTATATGTTGCGGATTTGTAGCATTTCTATCTTGCGAACCTGAAAAAAAGAAACGGGTACTGAATCTACCAAAATCAGATTTGGCCATGGAAAACATGATTCCCATGCCCAAAAAAGTAGTTGCCACAGAAAAGGCTTTCGCCTTAGATGAGTTTACCGCTATTTACACTTCTGAAAATGCCGACGGGTTTACCCAAGTAGGTGAATTTCTTTCAAAAAAAATAAAAGGCAAAACAGATTTGGATATTCCCGTAAATGTAGAAGAGATTCCGGGCAGAGAAGGTATCATATATATTAACCAATCAGATAGTTTAGAACTAAATGCTCCTGAAGCCTACCAATTATATATCACGGCCGATTCTGTAATTCTTAATTCCAATACGGCCGAAGGTGCTTTTAGAGGAGTTCAAACTTTACGACAGATTATACCCGAAGTAAGTCTTGACACCGTCGCCGAATACAAGGTGTGGCCTATACCCACCGGTAAAATTACAGATAACCCCGTTTTTGAATACCGTGGCAGTATGCTCGATGTGGCACGCCACTTTTTTAGTGTTGAAGATGTAAAAAAGTATATAGACCTTTTGGCGTACTATAAGTACAATGTACTTCATCTTCATTTGACCGATGACCAAGGGTGGCGAATTGAAATAAAATCTTGGCCTAAACTTACCGAAATTGGTGGAAGCACTGAGGTCGGTGGAGAATCAGGTGGTTTTTTCACTCAAGAAGAATATACCGATATCGTAAATTATGCGTCAGAACGTTTCATTACGATTATACCTGAATTTGATATGCCGGGTCATACTAATGCAGCTTCTGTAGCCTACCCCTTTCTAAACGGTAACGGCAAGAAAGTCGAACTGTATGAAGGCACCCATGTAGGCTTTAGCACCTTCGATACCCGAAAAGATACGGTCTACGCTTTTATCGACGACGTGGTAAGAGAAATTTCAGCTATAACACCTGGCCCTTATTTTCATATTGGTGGCGACGAAAGTCATGTAACAAAAAAGAAAGATTATATCTACTTTGTCGAGAAAGTCGAGAAAATCGTTCAAAAATATGGTAAAACCATGATCGGATGGGATGAGATAGTAACCGCCGATGTTGATTCAAAGTCAATTGCACAATTTTGGTCAAGTAAAGAAAATGCCGATTTGGCGGTTGAAAAAGGAATGAAAATAATCATGTCTCCTGCCAAAAAAGCCTATTTAGATATGCAATATGATACCTTATCAAAGCACGGACTTCATTGGGCCGCTTTTATTCCTACAGACTCTGCATATATTTGGACACCAGAGCAGTATGAAGGCATACCGGTAGAAAACATTCTAGGTATCGAGGCCCCTTTATGGTCTGAGACCGTAAGTAATATTGATGAAGTAGAGTACCTGGCTTTTCCTCGAGCCATCGGTTATTCTGAACTAAGTTGGTCGACCCCTGAGAATCGTGATTGGGAAAGCTATAAGGTACGTTTGGCAAATCAAGCACCTTTCTTAGATAGAATGGATGTAAAATACTACCCATCACCACTTATCGATTGGAAGAAAAGTAAATATACCTACAAAGAAATCAAAAAAGACTAA
- a CDS encoding putative Holliday junction resolvase has product MGRLLALDFGQKRTGIAVTDELQLIASGLTTVSTSKLFDFLKNYVVAENVEKFIIGEPKQMNNTPSQSEALIVPFIGKLQKLHPEIPIERQDERFTSKLAMQSMIAGGMKKKKRRDKGLVDEISATIILQDYLNKIK; this is encoded by the coding sequence GTGGGAAGGTTGTTGGCATTGGATTTTGGACAGAAAAGAACAGGAATTGCTGTTACCGATGAATTACAATTGATCGCTTCTGGTTTGACCACAGTATCAACTTCAAAATTGTTCGATTTTTTGAAGAATTACGTAGTTGCTGAGAACGTTGAAAAGTTCATCATTGGCGAGCCAAAACAAATGAACAATACTCCCTCACAATCGGAGGCCTTAATTGTTCCATTTATCGGAAAGCTTCAGAAGTTACATCCCGAAATACCCATTGAGCGACAAGATGAAAGGTTTACTTCAAAATTGGCCATGCAGAGCATGATAGCAGGGGGGATGAAGAAAAAAAAGCGCAGAGATAAAGGCTTGGTCGACGAGATTAGTGCCACTATAATATTACAAGACTATTTAAACAAGATTAAATGA
- a CDS encoding nitrilase codes for MKVKVGLVQENPVFFDKDKTLDKTEALVRQYANEGCQLLMFPESFIPGYPRGFDFGTKIGKRTQQGRELYAKYYDNSIDVEGPEMKRLEKLAKTNTVYLVIGITEKQKINNSLYCSMVYISPTDGLLGVHRKIKPTGSERLIWAEADGESLVTYQTKIGRLGGLICWENYMPLARMAMYQKGVEIYLAPTADSRDGWTATLRHIALEGRCFVLGCNQYFTKDMYPEKYKNLVIDASEALCRGGSIIINPMGEIIAGPLFDKAGLLTAELNLNELTGSKFDFDVIGHYSRNDIFKYQAINQPDTGSEKN; via the coding sequence ATGAAGGTAAAAGTTGGCTTGGTGCAAGAGAATCCTGTATTTTTTGATAAAGATAAAACCTTGGATAAAACGGAAGCTTTAGTGCGCCAATACGCCAACGAGGGCTGCCAATTGTTAATGTTTCCGGAATCATTTATTCCGGGCTACCCAAGAGGTTTTGACTTCGGCACCAAAATCGGAAAACGTACGCAACAAGGTCGTGAACTGTATGCGAAATATTATGATAATAGTATTGATGTAGAAGGCCCTGAAATGAAGCGCCTAGAAAAACTGGCGAAAACCAATACTGTTTATCTCGTAATTGGTATTACCGAAAAACAAAAAATCAATAATAGTCTGTATTGTTCGATGGTCTATATCTCGCCTACCGATGGGCTGCTGGGCGTACACAGAAAAATAAAACCTACAGGGTCTGAACGTCTCATTTGGGCAGAGGCCGATGGAGAATCTTTAGTTACCTACCAAACTAAAATAGGCAGGTTGGGCGGTCTTATTTGCTGGGAGAATTATATGCCTTTGGCCAGAATGGCCATGTATCAAAAAGGCGTAGAAATCTATTTGGCACCCACAGCCGATTCACGTGACGGATGGACGGCAACACTTCGTCATATAGCACTTGAAGGGCGTTGCTTTGTTTTGGGCTGCAACCAATATTTCACCAAAGACATGTACCCTGAAAAATATAAAAATCTTGTAATTGATGCGTCTGAAGCACTTTGCCGTGGTGGAAGTATTATCATTAATCCAATGGGAGAAATAATTGCGGGACCACTCTTCGACAAAGCTGGACTACTTACCGCAGAACTGAATCTGAACGAGCTCACCGGAAGTAAATTTGACTTTGATGTAATAGGTCATTACTCTCGAAACGATATTTTCAAATATCAAGCTATAAACCAACCTGATACGGGGTCTGAAAAGAACTAA
- a CDS encoding 2,3,4,5-tetrahydropyridine-2-carboxylate N-succinyltransferase translates to MTELRKTIENAWDNRELLKEQDTQSAIRQVINLLDLGELRCAEPTENGWQINEWVKKGVVLYFPIQKMETLEAGIFEYHDKIPLKKGYKEKGIRVVPHAVARHGAYISSGTILMPSYVNIGAYVDEGTMVDTWATVGSCAQIGKNVHLSGGVGIGGVLEPLQASPVIIEDNAFIGSRCIVVEGVKVEKEAVLGANVVLTASTKIIDVTGDSPVEMKGRVPARSVVIPGSYTKKFAAGDFQVPCALIIGTRKESTNKKTSLNDALREYDVAV, encoded by the coding sequence ATGACCGAATTAAGAAAGACCATTGAAAATGCTTGGGACAATAGAGAACTTTTAAAAGAACAAGATACCCAATCTGCCATTCGTCAGGTTATCAACTTGTTAGATCTTGGTGAACTTCGTTGCGCAGAACCTACTGAAAATGGTTGGCAGATAAACGAATGGGTCAAAAAGGGAGTAGTGCTTTATTTTCCTATTCAAAAAATGGAAACTCTTGAAGCGGGAATTTTTGAATATCACGATAAAATTCCATTGAAAAAAGGGTATAAAGAAAAAGGAATCAGAGTGGTGCCTCACGCCGTGGCGAGACATGGGGCTTATATATCATCAGGAACTATTTTAATGCCTAGTTATGTAAACATTGGCGCATACGTCGATGAAGGTACTATGGTCGATACTTGGGCAACTGTTGGTAGCTGTGCGCAAATAGGCAAAAACGTACACCTCAGCGGTGGTGTTGGTATCGGAGGGGTGTTAGAGCCTTTACAGGCATCTCCGGTTATCATCGAAGATAATGCGTTTATCGGTTCACGATGTATTGTTGTTGAAGGTGTAAAGGTAGAGAAAGAAGCCGTACTCGGTGCAAATGTGGTTCTTACCGCCTCAACGAAGATTATAGATGTTACAGGTGACAGCCCAGTTGAAATGAAAGGTAGGGTTCCTGCACGCTCAGTTGTTATACCGGGTAGTTATACAAAAAAGTTTGCGGCAGGAGATTTTCAAGTGCCTTGCGCTTTGATCATCGGAACCAGAAAAGAGAGTACCAACAAGAAAACATCATTGAACGATGCCCTACGTGAATACGACGTTGCAGTATAA